A region of Micromonospora chokoriensis DNA encodes the following proteins:
- the hrpA gene encoding ATP-dependent RNA helicase HrpA, giving the protein MQNPTASVATDPVRELHRRLTPLMVRDQRRLQRRLDGARKLRDPQRREAALAEITAEVVRAEQRLATRRAAVPVITYPAGLPVSERKDDIAAAIRDHQVVIVAGETGSGKTTQLPKICLELGRGVHGLIGHTQPRRLAARTVADRIADELGTELGDVVGYKVRFTDQVSERSLVKLMTDGILLAELQTDRMLRQYDTLIIDEAHERSLNIDFILGYLRELLPRRPDLKVIITSATIETDRFASHFADAEGDPAPIVEVSGRTYPVEVRYRPLLEVAEGEEDGDADEENVRDQIQAIGDAVEELAAEGPGDILVFLSGEREIRDTADALGKLVQKKRSLLGTEILPLYARLSAAEQHRVFAAHSSRRVVLATNVAETSLTVPGIKYVVDPGTARISRYSSRLKVQRLPIEPVSQASANQRKGRCGRTSDGICIRLYDEQDFLSRPEFTDPEILRTNLASVILQMTAIGLGDLAAFPFIDPPDKRNITDGVNLLHELGALDPTEADPAKRLTALGRRLAQLPVDPRLARMVVEGERNGCATEVLVIAAALSIQDPRERPAEKQAQADQAHARFADKESDFVAYLNLWRYLREQQRELSSSAFRRMCKAEYLNYLRVREWQDIVGQLRQVLRTPAENDRRGGRPARDTAGGADAGRNAGRRGGADLPEEIDTPKVHQSLLPGLLSHIGLKDAQKHEYLGARGAKFGIFPGSALFKKPPRWVMAAELVETSRLWGRIAGRVEPEWVEPLAQHLVKRSYSEPHWEKKQAAVMAYEKVTLYGVPLVSSRKVNFGRIDPALSRELFIRHALVEGDWQTHHQFWADNKRLLAEIEELESRARRRDILVDDETIFGFYDQRIPADVSSGRHFDSWWKKTRREQPDLLTFTRDLLVNDGRPGVDEDDYPDEWQTQGVSLPLTYRFEPGTPDDGVTVDIPLPLLNQVPAESFDWQVPGLREETVIALIRTLPKAIRRNFVPVPDYARAALAAITPGEEPLLDALTRQLRRMTGVTVPRDAWEPGKLPAHLRVTFRVLDADEKPVAEGKDLPALQRQLRQEVRQVVAAAAPEVARTGLREWSIGTLPRTIEQVRAGYAVTAYPALVDEGATVGVKVFDSPAEAEAAHWAGTRRLLRLTVPSPARFLQGRLDNAAKLALSRNPHGGVQELIEDAAGAAIDRLIEAAGGPAWDADGFAALREKVRADLVDTVVEVMDRVRKVLAAAYAVEQRLGATRNLAVVAALADIRNQLAGLVHAGFITETGYARLPDLLRYLSAIERRMERLGGNPQRDRQQQDRVATVQKEYADLLANLPPARRQETAVRQIRWMIEELRVNVFAQALGTPYPVSEQRIYRAMDDAEGR; this is encoded by the coding sequence ATGCAGAATCCAACCGCCTCCGTCGCGACCGACCCGGTCCGCGAGCTGCACCGCCGCCTCACCCCTCTGATGGTCCGCGACCAGCGCCGGCTCCAGCGCCGCCTCGACGGTGCCCGCAAGCTGCGCGACCCGCAGCGCCGGGAAGCGGCCCTCGCCGAGATCACCGCCGAGGTGGTCCGGGCCGAGCAGCGGCTCGCCACCCGGCGCGCGGCGGTGCCCGTGATCACGTACCCGGCGGGGTTGCCGGTCAGTGAGCGCAAGGACGACATCGCCGCGGCGATCCGCGATCACCAGGTGGTGATCGTGGCCGGCGAGACCGGCTCCGGCAAGACCACCCAGCTCCCGAAGATCTGCCTGGAGCTGGGGCGCGGGGTGCACGGCCTGATCGGGCACACCCAGCCCCGGCGGCTGGCCGCCCGGACGGTGGCCGACCGGATCGCCGACGAGCTGGGCACCGAGCTGGGTGACGTGGTCGGCTACAAGGTGCGCTTCACCGACCAGGTCAGCGAGCGCAGCCTGGTGAAGCTGATGACCGACGGCATCCTGCTGGCCGAGTTGCAGACCGACCGCATGCTGCGCCAGTACGACACGTTGATCATTGACGAGGCGCACGAGCGCAGCCTCAACATCGACTTCATCCTCGGGTACCTGCGGGAGCTGCTGCCCCGCCGACCCGACCTCAAGGTGATCATCACCTCGGCGACCATCGAGACCGACCGGTTCGCCTCGCACTTCGCCGACGCCGAGGGCGATCCGGCGCCGATCGTGGAGGTCTCCGGCCGCACCTACCCGGTGGAGGTGCGCTACCGCCCGCTGCTGGAGGTCGCCGAGGGCGAGGAGGACGGCGACGCGGACGAGGAGAACGTCCGCGACCAGATCCAGGCGATCGGCGACGCCGTCGAGGAGCTGGCCGCCGAGGGCCCTGGCGACATCCTCGTGTTCCTCAGCGGTGAGCGGGAGATCCGGGACACCGCCGACGCGCTGGGCAAACTGGTCCAGAAGAAACGCTCGCTGCTCGGCACCGAGATCCTGCCGCTGTACGCCCGGCTGTCCGCCGCCGAACAGCACCGTGTCTTCGCCGCGCACAGCTCCCGCCGGGTGGTGCTCGCCACCAACGTCGCGGAGACCTCGCTGACGGTCCCCGGCATCAAGTACGTGGTGGACCCGGGCACCGCCCGCATCTCCCGCTACTCCAGCCGGCTCAAGGTGCAGCGGTTGCCCATCGAGCCGGTCTCGCAGGCGTCGGCCAACCAGCGCAAGGGCCGCTGCGGTCGTACGTCGGACGGCATCTGCATCCGCCTCTACGACGAGCAGGACTTCCTGTCCCGCCCCGAGTTCACCGACCCGGAGATCCTGCGGACCAACCTGGCGTCGGTCATCCTCCAGATGACCGCGATCGGGCTGGGCGACCTCGCCGCGTTCCCGTTCATCGACCCACCGGACAAGCGCAACATCACCGACGGCGTCAACCTGCTGCACGAGCTCGGCGCGTTGGACCCGACCGAGGCGGACCCGGCGAAGCGGCTCACCGCGCTGGGCCGACGCCTGGCCCAGCTCCCGGTCGACCCCCGACTGGCTCGGATGGTGGTCGAGGGCGAACGCAACGGCTGCGCCACCGAGGTGCTGGTGATCGCCGCCGCGCTCTCCATCCAGGACCCGCGCGAACGGCCGGCGGAGAAGCAGGCCCAGGCCGACCAGGCGCACGCCCGGTTCGCCGACAAGGAGTCCGACTTCGTCGCGTACCTCAACCTGTGGCGCTACCTGCGCGAGCAGCAGCGGGAGCTGTCCTCCAGCGCGTTCCGCCGGATGTGCAAGGCGGAATACCTGAACTACCTGCGGGTCCGCGAGTGGCAGGACATCGTCGGCCAACTGCGGCAGGTGCTGCGTACCCCGGCGGAGAACGACCGACGCGGCGGGCGGCCGGCGCGCGACACCGCAGGCGGCGCGGACGCCGGCCGGAATGCGGGCCGCCGCGGCGGCGCGGACCTGCCGGAGGAGATCGACACCCCGAAGGTGCACCAGTCCCTGCTGCCCGGCCTGCTGTCACACATCGGCCTCAAGGACGCCCAGAAGCACGAGTACCTGGGCGCGCGGGGCGCGAAGTTCGGGATCTTCCCCGGGTCGGCGCTGTTCAAGAAGCCGCCACGGTGGGTGATGGCCGCCGAGCTGGTGGAGACCTCCCGACTCTGGGGCCGCATCGCCGGTCGGGTCGAGCCGGAGTGGGTCGAGCCCCTCGCCCAGCACCTGGTGAAGCGCAGCTACAGCGAGCCGCACTGGGAGAAGAAACAGGCCGCCGTGATGGCCTACGAGAAGGTCACCCTGTACGGCGTCCCGCTGGTCAGCTCCCGGAAGGTCAACTTCGGGCGGATCGACCCGGCGCTGAGCCGGGAGCTGTTCATCAGGCACGCCCTCGTCGAGGGCGACTGGCAGACCCACCACCAGTTCTGGGCGGACAACAAACGGCTGCTCGCCGAGATCGAGGAGCTGGAGAGCCGGGCGCGACGCCGCGACATCCTGGTCGACGACGAGACCATCTTCGGCTTCTACGACCAGCGGATCCCGGCCGACGTGTCCTCCGGCCGGCACTTCGACAGTTGGTGGAAGAAGACCCGCCGGGAGCAGCCCGACCTGCTCACCTTCACCCGCGACCTGCTGGTCAACGACGGCCGGCCGGGGGTGGACGAGGACGACTACCCGGACGAGTGGCAGACGCAGGGGGTGAGCCTGCCGCTGACGTACCGCTTCGAGCCGGGCACGCCGGATGACGGCGTCACCGTCGACATCCCCCTGCCGCTGCTCAACCAGGTGCCGGCGGAGAGCTTCGACTGGCAGGTGCCGGGGTTGCGCGAGGAGACGGTGATCGCGCTGATCCGTACGCTGCCCAAGGCGATCCGCCGCAACTTCGTCCCGGTGCCGGACTACGCCCGCGCCGCCCTCGCCGCGATCACCCCGGGCGAGGAGCCGCTGCTGGACGCGCTCACCCGGCAACTGCGCCGGATGACCGGTGTCACGGTGCCTCGCGACGCCTGGGAGCCGGGCAAGCTCCCCGCGCACCTGCGGGTGACCTTCCGGGTGCTCGACGCCGACGAGAAGCCGGTCGCCGAGGGCAAGGACCTGCCGGCCCTGCAACGTCAACTCCGCCAGGAGGTACGCCAGGTGGTGGCGGCCGCCGCGCCGGAGGTGGCCCGTACCGGGCTGCGCGAGTGGAGCATCGGCACCCTGCCCCGGACCATCGAGCAGGTCCGCGCGGGCTACGCGGTGACCGCGTACCCGGCGCTGGTCGACGAGGGCGCCACGGTCGGGGTGAAGGTGTTCGACTCCCCCGCCGAGGCGGAGGCGGCGCACTGGGCCGGCACCCGTCGGCTGCTCCGGCTCACCGTGCCGTCCCCGGCACGGTTCCTCCAGGGCCGGCTGGACAACGCGGCGAAGCTGGCGCTGAGCCGCAACCCGCACGGCGGCGTGCAGGAGCTGATCGAGGACGCGGCCGGCGCGGCGATCGACCGGCTGATCGAAGCGGCGGGCGGCCCGGCCTGGGACGCCGACGGTTTCGCGGCGCTGCGCGAGAAGGTCCGCGCGGACCTGGTCGACACCGTCGTCGAGGTGATGGACCGGGTCCGCAAGGTCCTGGCCGCCGCCTACGCCGTCGAGCAGCGCCTCGGCGCCACCCGCAACCTCGCCGTGGTGGCCGCGCTGGCGGACATCCGCAATCAGCTCGCCGGGCTGGTGCACGCCGGTTTCATCACCGAGACGGGGTACGCGCGGCTGCCCGACCTGCTGCGCTACCTCAGCGCCATCGAGCGCCGGATGGAACGGCTGGGCGGCAACCCGCAACGCGACCGCCAGCAGCAGGACCGCGTCGCGACGGTGCAGAAGGAGTACGCGGACCTGCTCGCCAACCTGCCGCCGGCCCGCCGGCAGGAGACCGCCGTCCGGCAGATCCGCTGGATGATCGAGGAGTTGCGGGTGAACGTGTTCGCCCAGGCGCTGGGCACCCCGTACCCCGTCTCCGAGCAGCGGATCTACCGCGCGATGGACGACGCGGAGGGTCGCTGA
- a CDS encoding FecCD family ABC transporter permease, protein MTATQRPSATTGPPHPAAAGGPSGGEARLAGRSLLRIGPVSLLIRRRAVLVAAVLTVLLLLAVVLSLSLGTPYVAPADVLRALSGSGTPYDLVVFDLRLPRVVLAAAAGAAFGVAGTLIQSVARNPLASPDVIGITQGAGLAATVALTSGMAAVLVAPTALVGGLLAAVLLFALGARHGLAAQRFVLAGVAVAFAFRALTEVVMLTADPIDGLRAQIWLIGTLAGKGWTEAAWIAGTMLVLLPVLAWAGWALNSTALDDDTARGVGLRPVARRIGLAGTGVLVAAMVTAQVGAVDFVALVAPQVARRLVRAERPPLVCAALLGALLLVLADLAGRRLFAPTQLPAGVLTAAIGGPYLIFLLLRGRRRSS, encoded by the coding sequence GTGACCGCCACCCAGCGCCCGTCCGCCACCACCGGTCCGCCGCACCCCGCCGCCGCGGGTGGCCCCTCCGGCGGGGAGGCCCGGCTGGCCGGGCGGTCGCTGCTGCGGATCGGTCCGGTCAGTCTGCTGATCCGCCGCCGGGCGGTGCTGGTGGCCGCCGTGCTGACCGTGCTCCTCCTGCTGGCCGTCGTGCTCAGCCTCTCGCTCGGCACCCCGTACGTCGCACCGGCCGACGTGCTGCGTGCCCTCTCCGGGTCCGGCACGCCGTACGACCTCGTGGTCTTTGATCTTCGGCTGCCCCGGGTCGTGCTGGCGGCGGCGGCCGGCGCGGCCTTCGGCGTGGCCGGCACGCTCATCCAGAGCGTGGCCCGTAACCCCCTGGCCAGCCCGGACGTCATCGGCATCACCCAGGGTGCCGGGCTCGCCGCGACGGTGGCCCTGACCAGCGGAATGGCAGCGGTGCTGGTGGCACCCACCGCGTTGGTGGGCGGGCTGCTCGCCGCGGTGCTGCTGTTCGCCCTCGGTGCCCGGCACGGGCTGGCCGCACAGCGGTTCGTGCTCGCCGGGGTGGCGGTCGCGTTCGCCTTCCGGGCACTCACCGAAGTCGTCATGCTCACCGCCGATCCGATCGACGGTCTCCGCGCGCAGATCTGGCTGATCGGCACCCTCGCCGGCAAGGGCTGGACCGAGGCGGCCTGGATCGCCGGCACGATGCTGGTGCTGCTGCCGGTGCTCGCCTGGGCCGGCTGGGCGTTGAACAGCACCGCCCTGGACGACGACACCGCCCGGGGGGTCGGGCTGCGCCCGGTGGCCCGCCGCATCGGCCTGGCCGGCACCGGCGTCCTCGTCGCCGCGATGGTCACCGCCCAGGTCGGCGCCGTCGACTTCGTGGCCCTGGTCGCCCCCCAGGTGGCCCGCCGGTTGGTCCGCGCCGAACGGCCACCCCTGGTCTGCGCCGCCCTGCTCGGCGCGTTGCTGCTGGTGCTGGCCGACCTGGCCGGCCGACGCCTGTTCGCGCCCACCCAACTGCCCGCCGGTGTGCTGACCGCCGCGATCGGCGGCCCGTACCTGATCTTCCTGTTGCTGCGCGGCCGGCGGCGGTCGTCGTGA
- a CDS encoding YciI family protein encodes MRFDQHTVVLLVRPSDPPELPQDAIDRIQDAHLAHQAGLVEQGLVLAAGPFLHGDDEHLRGFVVLSIAPDEARALYANDPAVRAGRLLAQVTTWLLPEGNLRFEGVPVPRSMMEAASGD; translated from the coding sequence ATGCGATTCGACCAGCACACGGTCGTGCTCCTGGTCCGACCGTCGGATCCGCCGGAGCTGCCGCAGGACGCGATCGATCGGATTCAGGACGCACACCTCGCCCACCAGGCGGGCCTCGTGGAGCAGGGGTTGGTGCTCGCCGCCGGCCCGTTCCTGCACGGCGACGACGAGCACCTGCGTGGTTTCGTCGTGCTGTCCATCGCGCCGGACGAGGCCCGCGCCCTCTACGCCAACGACCCGGCGGTGCGTGCCGGCCGCCTGCTCGCGCAGGTCACCACGTGGCTGCTTCCGGAGGGCAACCTGCGGTTCGAGGGCGTGCCGGTGCCCCGGTCGATGATGGAGGCGGCCTCCGGCGACTGA
- a CDS encoding FecCD family ABC transporter permease: protein MTALASRPTRSRASTRTGRRVAVTAGAALVLLLTVLASFAVGSRQLGIDQVWHALVAPDGGDASTIVRELRMPRTALGLAVGLALAVAGVLFQALTRNPLAEPRILGISAGASFGVVLAISVFGISTLAGYVWFGIAGALVAGLLVFAIATRTRDGASPVTLALVGAALDASLASGVYALLSIDARTFEEYRFWVVGGLSGRDLSVSAQVLPFVLAGLVLAALVARGLDALALGDDVAKGLGHRIGLVRLGGGIAAVLLTGAAVAAAGPVAFVGLAVPHLARALVGADHRWTLVVSALLGPALLLGADIIGRVVAPPGEIPAGIVTALIGAPLLAVLVRRARVVTA, encoded by the coding sequence GTGACCGCCCTCGCCAGCCGGCCGACCCGGAGTCGGGCCAGCACTCGTACCGGGCGTCGGGTGGCCGTCACCGCCGGAGCCGCGCTGGTCCTGTTGCTCACCGTGCTGGCCAGTTTCGCGGTCGGCAGTCGACAACTCGGCATCGACCAGGTATGGCACGCCCTCGTCGCACCCGACGGCGGAGACGCCAGCACCATCGTCCGTGAGCTGCGGATGCCGCGTACCGCCCTCGGCCTCGCCGTCGGGCTCGCGCTCGCCGTCGCCGGCGTGCTGTTCCAGGCGCTCACCCGCAACCCCCTCGCCGAGCCCCGCATCCTCGGCATCAGCGCTGGCGCGTCGTTCGGCGTGGTCCTCGCCATCTCCGTCTTCGGCATCAGCACGCTCGCCGGGTACGTCTGGTTCGGCATCGCCGGGGCGCTCGTCGCCGGGCTGCTGGTCTTCGCCATCGCCACCCGAACCCGCGACGGCGCGAGCCCGGTCACCCTCGCGCTCGTCGGCGCGGCGCTCGACGCCAGTCTCGCCTCCGGGGTGTACGCGCTGCTCAGCATCGACGCCCGCACCTTCGAGGAGTACCGGTTCTGGGTGGTCGGCGGGCTCTCCGGCCGGGACCTGTCGGTCAGCGCGCAGGTGCTGCCCTTCGTCCTCGCCGGGCTGGTGCTGGCCGCGCTGGTGGCCCGAGGTCTGGACGCCCTGGCCCTCGGCGACGACGTCGCGAAAGGTCTCGGCCACCGGATCGGCCTGGTCCGCCTCGGCGGTGGCATCGCCGCCGTGCTGCTGACCGGGGCCGCGGTCGCCGCCGCCGGACCGGTCGCCTTCGTCGGGTTGGCCGTGCCGCACCTCGCCCGCGCCCTGGTCGGCGCGGACCACCGCTGGACCCTCGTCGTCTCCGCCCTGCTCGGGCCCGCGCTGCTCCTCGGCGCCGACATCATCGGGCGGGTCGTCGCACCACCCGGCGAGATACCGGCCGGGATCGTCACCGCCCTGATCGGCGCGCCGCTGCTGGCCGTGCTGGTCCGCCGCGCCCGGGTGGTGACCGCGTGA
- a CDS encoding multicopper oxidase family protein, which translates to MVSRRQVLAAGAAGGAAALVPAGWAASGRALAAMAPLDVGDIPKYVAPLRIPPAMPAVATGPERDEYVIAVRQFRQQILPRPWPRTTVWGYGSTAHAGSFGCPAPTIMARVGRPVRVTWVNQLVDDRGDHLPHLLPVDPTVHWANPAGGVDHRDGHGRPDGSRLGYRGPVPQVVHLHGAHSAQESDGHAEAWYLPAARDVPPDFALAGGAYAEFRSRFAERYDLRWAAGSATFEYDNDQRSCTLWYHDHTLGLTRENVYAGPAGFYLLGGDDLPDGVLPGPAPARDDPADTAYHDIPLMIQDRSFTADGDLFYPGGYSPHPDGPVWVPGFSGSTMVVNGRTWPTLTVQRRRYRFRLLNGCNSRFLLLSVAANATARPARPVLPVWQIGSDGGLLPEPVPHERVALGPAQRVDAIVDFTDVPAGTELYLVNEGPDGMYGGGRPGVDFAPADPRTTGQVLRFVVTDATGGDPSVPPEQLRLPSHPRLGAAERVRRLSLNERRSGESTIMLLGVLDERGRGLPLRWSDPPTEQPTLGDTEVWEVRNFTRHVHPVHLHQVQFELLGRGHSGGVRPDPGDRGWMDTVLAYPWEVTRIKARFDRPGRYAWHCHLLEHEDNEMMRPLNVLPRGAAAAGDGGSVTGDGGAASAPAGPGSASTPTG; encoded by the coding sequence ATGGTCAGCAGGCGACAGGTGCTCGCGGCGGGCGCCGCCGGCGGTGCGGCGGCTCTGGTTCCGGCGGGCTGGGCGGCGTCGGGGCGGGCGCTGGCCGCGATGGCGCCGCTGGACGTCGGCGACATCCCGAAGTACGTCGCGCCACTGCGGATCCCACCGGCCATGCCGGCGGTGGCGACCGGGCCCGAGCGCGACGAGTACGTGATCGCGGTACGACAGTTCCGCCAGCAGATCCTGCCCCGCCCCTGGCCGCGTACCACAGTGTGGGGTTACGGCTCCACCGCGCACGCCGGCAGCTTCGGATGCCCGGCGCCCACGATCATGGCCCGGGTGGGTCGACCCGTCCGGGTGACCTGGGTCAACCAGCTCGTCGACGACCGGGGCGACCATCTGCCCCACCTGCTGCCGGTGGACCCCACGGTGCACTGGGCCAACCCCGCCGGTGGGGTCGACCACCGGGACGGCCACGGCCGCCCGGACGGCAGTCGGCTCGGGTACCGGGGGCCGGTGCCGCAGGTGGTGCACCTGCACGGCGCGCACAGCGCGCAGGAGAGCGACGGGCACGCCGAGGCGTGGTACCTGCCGGCGGCCCGCGACGTACCCCCCGACTTCGCCCTGGCCGGCGGCGCGTACGCCGAGTTCCGGTCCCGGTTCGCCGAGCGGTACGACCTGCGCTGGGCCGCCGGCTCGGCGACCTTCGAGTACGACAACGACCAGCGGTCCTGCACCCTCTGGTACCACGACCACACGCTCGGGCTCACCCGGGAGAACGTCTACGCCGGGCCGGCCGGGTTCTACCTGCTCGGCGGGGACGACCTGCCCGACGGGGTGCTGCCCGGCCCGGCACCGGCCCGCGACGACCCGGCGGACACCGCGTACCACGACATTCCGCTGATGATCCAGGACCGCAGCTTCACCGCCGACGGTGACCTCTTCTACCCCGGCGGCTACTCGCCGCACCCCGACGGGCCGGTCTGGGTCCCCGGTTTCTCCGGCTCCACCATGGTGGTCAACGGCCGCACCTGGCCCACGCTCACTGTCCAGCGCCGGCGGTACCGGTTCCGGTTGCTCAACGGCTGCAACAGCCGTTTCCTGCTGCTCAGCGTGGCCGCGAACGCCACCGCGCGACCGGCCCGCCCGGTGCTGCCGGTGTGGCAGATCGGCAGCGACGGCGGCCTCCTCCCGGAGCCGGTGCCGCACGAACGCGTGGCGCTTGGCCCCGCCCAGCGGGTCGACGCGATCGTCGACTTCACCGACGTGCCGGCCGGGACCGAGCTGTACCTCGTCAACGAGGGCCCCGACGGGATGTACGGCGGCGGCCGACCCGGAGTGGACTTCGCCCCGGCCGACCCGCGAACCACAGGTCAGGTGCTGCGTTTTGTGGTCACCGACGCGACCGGCGGGGACCCGAGCGTGCCGCCCGAGCAGCTGCGACTGCCGTCGCACCCGAGGCTCGGCGCCGCCGAGCGCGTACGCCGGCTGTCGCTCAACGAGCGGAGGTCCGGCGAGTCGACGATCATGCTGCTCGGCGTCCTCGACGAGCGCGGCCGGGGCCTACCGCTGCGCTGGAGCGATCCGCCGACCGAACAGCCCACCCTCGGCGACACCGAGGTCTGGGAGGTGCGCAACTTCACCCGGCACGTCCACCCGGTCCACCTGCACCAGGTCCAGTTCGAGCTGCTCGGGCGTGGGCACTCGGGCGGTGTGCGACCCGACCCGGGGGACCGGGGGTGGATGGACACGGTGCTCGCGTACCCCTGGGAGGTGACCCGGATCAAGGCGCGCTTCGACCGGCCCGGACGGTACGCCTGGCACTGTCATCTCCTCGAACACGAGGACAACGAGATGATGCGACCGCTGAACGTGCTGCCGCGCGGTGCCGCCGCCGCCGGAGACGGCGGTTCGGTGACCGGTGACGGTGGGGCGGCGAGCGCGCCGGCCGGGCCCGGATCGGCATCGACACCTACCGGTTAG
- a CDS encoding cytidine/deoxycytidylate deaminase family protein, whose protein sequence is MRDTDRALVQAATAVAKLRCRSQHHTVASAARNADGRVFTAVNVQHVTGDVCAELVVIGTAATQGVTELETIVTVADRGREVTAPCDRCVRVLRDHFPALRVIIGPVDDLGVIPLADLATAAGNGTVG, encoded by the coding sequence ATGCGGGACACCGACCGTGCGTTGGTGCAGGCCGCCACGGCGGTCGCCAAGCTGCGGTGTCGCAGCCAGCACCACACCGTCGCCTCGGCCGCCCGGAACGCCGACGGGCGGGTCTTCACCGCAGTGAACGTCCAGCACGTGACCGGAGACGTCTGCGCCGAGCTGGTGGTCATCGGCACGGCCGCCACGCAGGGCGTCACCGAACTGGAGACGATCGTCACGGTCGCCGACCGGGGCCGCGAGGTCACCGCGCCGTGTGACAGGTGTGTGCGGGTGCTGCGGGACCACTTCCCGGCACTGCGGGTGATCATCGGCCCGGTGGACGACCTGGGGGTAATCCCGCTGGCGGACCTGGCGACAGCGGCCGGGAACGGCACGGTCGGCTGA